In the Besnoitia besnoiti strain Bb-Ger1 chromosome IX, whole genome shotgun sequence genome, CCCTGGAGAGGGATCTCAGAATGTTAGACTGTATTCTTCGAACGTGTGGCGTGCAGCCTGCGTTCAGGAATTCCGCAAAAGCGACGGCATCCGGCCGGGCACATAAGTCTCCCGTCGGCACGCAATCCCGTTGAAGTCGCAGGAGTGAAGTCAGCAGGTAGACCTGCCGTCTTCCGGGCGCAGAACGAAGAGCGGCTGAGGGCCCTCCCGAGCAcgctgccgcatgcagaggtcTCCAACCACCTGCAAGACAGAGCAGGAAACGCGATGCATCAAATGCCAACCACTGGCTGGCCCTTGTGCGCAAGCGAGCTTGCCGCAAAAGAGACGCATCCACCTCCCGGAAGCGTACTAAGGAGTCTCCTCTACGATGGTCGCGACACTCTACATCTGTTGCGACGTACATGCCGGCGGAGGAAAAAAAGACTCGAGGGCCGGCTTAGTTTCTCGCGACCCCCGCATGACTCCCCTACGGCAGGCACCCATACGACCATGAAGCTCCTCTAGCGCAGCCTCGTCTCATAGTTCACCGCACTTTATTTCACAGGGGTTTACAGCCACGCCCGATAAACTCAGACGGACTCGCTTACCAGCGCAGCCATGCTCTCGaccagaggaggcgctcgcggcaggACGCAGGGATCGTGACGACCTGGTTGAAGCACCACCCGAATCCTCGAAATAGGCGTTCAGTCATGTTCGCATGCAGGGCCGATGCGAGATAAGAAGCAGGACTCCACGTGAGGATAACCAGTGCGCATTCTGAGCACTGTCGCTCAAGGAGGCCggacgcgctggaggagtGTAACACGAGGCTCTACAAATTATGAGGATATCCGAAGCTGGTGATAGTTTTGCGAAGCGACTGCGCGGGCAATGCGCGCTGTCACACTGCCGCCCTTTTCtccccgcgaggcggcaaAGGGCCTTATAAGCTAGCAAGTCTGCTTACCTTTCACCGCGAGCTGTTGCACTTCACCAGTAAAatccgctgtctcctgcaCCATGCCGATGGAGGAGACAGGCTTGAAGGCAACCCGAAACAGAATATTCTCGCCTGATGCCACAGAGGACCGCAGCCCGCACAGGCCCTGTAGCTTCCGGGAACCGCTTCTCATCTTCATGATCGCCGTTCCCCCCAAGTGTATGGAGAAAACTTCACGCGAGGCAGAACTCGCAGTGTAGCTTCTGCGGATTATAGAAAGCCCCCGTCCCTGTCCGTGTCGTTGGATATCAAATCCACCCCTGCGGGTGACCACGTAGCTGACAAAACTGGCTGTGATACACCTTCGCCTCAACAGGGCGACGCATGCTAAGACCCAGTCCCGATGTGCGCGCTGGCGccaggcagcggcagcagcgtcaCAGGACAGGAAGGACGCTCGGTGGACGCAGTAGggcgtttagggtttagggtccTTCTCCGTGTTGGTCTCGCTGGCCGATTCCACAACTGTATTGTGTGCAGACGCGacgtcgcgcacgcgctcgAGTGCGCTGCCAGTCCAAACCTACCTGATGTGATTCCCGCAAGAGTCCCGCCTGCGTTGTTGCTTCcacagcggagacggagcTCCGCCCCGGAAGGGAGCGGACACCGTGGAGAGCGTGGCGCCGACGTGCTTGCCTGCGCCGGTGAGCAACACGGCGGGGGGTCTGGCGAAGCGACCAGCTGAGGCGTGCGGCGGGCCGTCATGGCGGTGGGGACGAACGGGTCGTTGTGCTCACTGCCTCGCATCGTGACACTGGCAAACCCCTGACCTATCTGCCAgtcaggcgcaggcgcacagcggagagaaagcgacaCAAACGTCTCGTGGAGTGTTGCCTCGACGCCACCCCGCGGTCCCCTGCTCGCCTTTCTTGCGTCGCTCTAGGGGAGCAGGATTAGGTCGTTGGCACGAGCCGAAAACAAGATGTATTGactccccccttcccccgccCCCTGCAGCTCCACAGCAGGCAACAGCAGGCGACGTAGACAGCCCCGCCTCACGGACCTCGAATCCTTTCGTAGCAGGCAGCGACATCATTGCCTTCGCCAGTTCTGCCTCCACTTTATCGAAACACGGCTCGCCTGAACGCATGCACTCGAGCACCACAAAACTACGGCAGAGGGCGTCCTTCAACCGCCGACCACTCCACGCTcagttcgcctcctcgtcagCCTCCTTCCGCGGGTTGACACTGCACCGACGCGCACATGCCCGACGCTCTTGTACAAGGTGAGAGCGCGTCTAGATCCCTTAGCGAAATCCAGCTGAGAGACAACCCCGgagcggcgacagagacCCCACGTGCAACTCCACACACCCGTAGGCGCACAGGCTGACGCCGACTGAGTAGAGAAGCGCAACAGCCCATACACCACAACCACCCTGACTGAGGCGGAAGCAGACAACGGGAGGGAGAATGCCTCGCGGGTGCGTTTCGTCCCTGGCACGACCTGAGCCGTTCACCTGTTTGCGTGGAGAGGCCACGGGGGCAAAATGCCGCGAAACTCCCTTTGCCGAACAGTATGCATCGTAGCCCATCTACACAGGACCCACGCGACTTCGATGGCCACGTGTGGCAGACCAGAGCGAATCTCACCAAGGCCTACTGGCGGCTGTACGATtgcgcaggagacgcacCCGCCGATCGAATCCCCCAGCTCTCGAATCTGAAGACAGAAACGCAAGTCGAGCATGCGGACGACCGCTGTCTCCCCTCCGGTAACTGACAGGCAAAgtgcgcagagacgctgAGTCTTCATGCGTGCACCCAGAGCCTTGGTTTGGCGTCTCGCTGGAGCGCCGCACGCTCGACACAGCACGCTCCCAGCATATAATATGGCACCTCCCTGCAAGACGAAAACAtgcgttttctctcgtgCTCTATCTCTGCCTGACGTCCAACAGAAGCGACGATCACGGACCACGGCGCGAGCCGATGGCACACGCGCCGCACAGGGCACAGGAGTGCATTcgtctccccctcccccccctccccccctcgcccgcccccccctcttctCACCTGTTTGATCTTGATGACCATTTTCACCGCTGTGGAGGCGCACGGGCACCTGGTATCGACGAccgtctcgccttccgctggCGCCCCAGCAGTGCGCCCGaagagccggcggcggcgcgcgattTCGTCCTGCTGAGTGATCGCCTGTCCCTCCGCGTCGTAGAGGCGCCCCTCCGCATCGAGGTAGGTGGCGCCGTCGAGGCTGACCCGAACTCGGCCGAGGCTGTCCACAGCCTCACGAGTtggaggcgtctgccgccacttccggcgcagcgcgtcggGCACCGCCACGTCGCCTACCTGATTTCGCAAAGTGAGGGCGCACGAGACTTCATATGCAGCGAGACGTCCGATGCGGTGAGGCTTCAGAAGCGATGGGGACTGCGTCCACGGCCTGTGCGCGTCCTGCTCGCCACGCACCCAGcgagagcgcctgcgcggggtTCTCTCGCCTACGAGACTTCATTCTTGCGTCTGTCGGCTCTCCGGCCCCTGGACCTCTCACCTGGCAGACCCACGCCGTGACGGTCGTGCCGTAGTCCCTGCGCAGCCACTTCTCTACtaccgcgcccgcggcgactcgcgccagagtctctcgcgcgctgcttcggccgccgccgctcctcgcGTGGATGTGGTACTTGGCATGGTAGGCGAAGTCGCCGTGGCCAGGCCGCGGGAgcgtgcagaggccgccATAGTCCTCCGGGCGGCGATCCTCGTTCCACACGAGAATCGCCACAGGCGAGCCTGCAGCGGAAGGTCCCCGCGACCGCACACACCGCATACGCAGGCCAAAAcagcgtgcgcagcagcggtgCGTTGAGATCAACGAGTAGGCAGACTCAGACTCAGCAGACCCAACCACCAGCGgctcccgccgcgcaggcgcgtcagcTTCGCAGATAGAGGCTTGGAAAGTGAACGCGGATGGCACCGGGTGCCAAGCTCCTCTGAAATGCCTCACTCCGCGCCGTGTCTGACTATTTGCGAGACGCAGGGAAGACCTTTCCCGATGCCATGACGCGAGCAGGAGAGGGACCCTCCTGCGACCTCGAAACGGCCGCGCGACGTGCCACTGAACCCGCGCGCGATGGCCGCAGACGTCGAGTCTGTcctcggcgcagctgcgcatcAGGAAGGGATCATGTATCCTCTCCCGTCTCTCCCGCAATATGTCATCCTCCATTCCCTAAAAAGATGCAAATGTAGACATGGTGACGCGTATGCGCGTGTGAGTGTGTGCACGTGGATGTGCACATGCGCCGccacggaggaggcgcttggTTCGGATTCCTGGTGCTTCTTACCGAGCGTGTATCCGTCCTCTACGCCAGAGAGGATGTGCGCCCGATCTCTTTCTGCTCGTTGAGTCGAGACAGGACCCTGACCAGGTCTGCGTCGGTTTAGCTGCGGCTGGACATCTTCGACtgacagcggcagccgcggcggcagcccgtCGATGATGCACCCGACGGCCGAGCCGTGAGACTCGCCGAAAGTGCTGACCCGCAGAGCGGCCCCGAATGAGGACATACCACCCGCCGACTTGAATCGAATCCGCAACAACGAAAGAGCGAGAATTCCGATTGCCGCTCGTCAAGACAGCGGACAAACTCGGTCGAGCACTGCGTCTCTTCCTGGcaacggcggccgcggtgaGAAGGCCCGCAGCCCCAGCGCTAGAAAGGGAAAACCGGGGCGACAAAAACtgcggaaaaaaagagaagcgagagggCCGATGTTGCGtggagagcagcagcggcgcgtcgctgacTGCGTGCAGTTGTCTTCTGAGGCTTGGAGGACTTCCGGGGAACAGCTCGAGTCAAGCAGTCCACAAGCCTGGCAAAGTCGGGGGCCGCTCTTCCACAACATACTCATTTgagcagagccgcggcgtgATCCGCGCAGGCCGTGCCTCGCCAACCCCACGCTCGAAAGAACGGCTGCTTCCCTCctgctcctcctctgcgccaaCTGTTGAACGTGCGGTCGATCACGGCAGCAGACAAAAagggacggcgagcgcgcagctCATTGGGAAACACAGCTGTCTTCCTAACGAGCTGGGGAACAGTCTGCGACGCGTGGAAAGGAGCCTCCAACCCAGACGAGACACGGGGACTCGGTGAATAAGCGGGCCGCACGCTTGTGTGGGATTCCTGCTCTGTGCGCGCACTGGAgaccgcgcgctgccgccgaccCGTCGCaccacggcggcgcgacgggtgggcggcggcgcgcctgaaACGTTGGCAGGGTCGCTTCGGGGAGACGCTGCCCGAGTCTCGGTATGCACGTTCCAGATTTCTTGAACCGCGTTTGTTAAATCGTCTGCTCTTGCTCAGACAGTTAGAGCGAAGTGAGTGAACAAAACTCTGCTCCGGTGCGCGTTGCGAAGCTTTCGCACTGCGTCGGTCCTCGCACCCCGTGCAGgaaccgcgcgcgccggagaaAGCGGCGATTAGTGGAGAGCGCCACGGCGAAACGACGAGCAcaacgaagaaaaagagcgGCAAGGAGACGCTTCATTGCTCCGGCGATTCCTTTTTAGTGCCAAGGTGAACGACCCTCTATGTATAGCGGCGCGCAGTTCGCGGCGACTCGCTCGCACCGGCTCCGAACCGTTACAGCACACAAGGACAACATTGAAACCTCCCCACGGGCGAAACAGTAAAAGATTCAAGATGAAGGTTTCCTGCGTGTCCGCGTTCATTATGGTTGCCCTGGCGACGCTTGCCTTGGCGCTCCATGGCCAGACTGTTCAAGCTCAGGTAGAGCACCGATTTGCTAGGGTTGGCGCTGCCCTCGGACATAAAATCGATACTATGGGTTCAGCAGCGGCAAACATGGGAAGAAGCGCATGGAGCAAGGTTGAGACGAGACTCGGCATATCGCCGGTATTCCCTCTGGTAGGGGCCCTCatgctgctgtcgctgttcGCGGGATACAGGCTAGGGAAGAAGCGGGCACGGTCTCGCAGGAAAAGATCGTCATAAATGCAGCTACACGCTCAGTATCACGAGCAGGGCGCTGGAGTGATAGGAGCCGCTCACTGGCAGTGCCGCTGAGCAGCGACTGACGGCTTCCGTGACTCTATCGCCATGCGCCGGCAAGAGAGATGTGCGAGGTAGTATGTAGGGCCTCGAATTTGCCTCGGCTCTACAGGCTTACCGCTACTTCTGTTTCGGGcaaagagggagagagtTTCTGTCTGCGTGAAGCGATGCTGCAAATCTGGCGGTATACAGATGGTCTTTTTTATTTGTTCAGTTTCAACGATGCTGCCCTTTGAGCGCGGAAGCCTCCTGTTCCTTGTCACGGGTGTTTACGGTGCCATGTATCAGCCATATTCTAGACATGCGAattcgctgctcgcgcgttTCGATGCTGGTTTTGTTTTCTTCAGTGCTTAATCGTCGAATGTTGTTGAATCTGTGCCGTTTCTGGTGCAAATGTGTAGCTTTCACCGTCACCGATCCCTTCTTCAGTCTTCCAGTCGTTTGCTGCCGTCCCCGTTACGATATATGGAATGAACTGGGGAGACCTAGCCTTCGCTAGGCTCGTACGCCGTCGCACTATCGAAGACTTGTACGCGCACGTGAGTCGCAACGAAGCTGATTCCGCAGCCGCTTTCGATCGGAGGTGCTCCAAGAGGGCGCGAACGCAATCTCGAGCGAAtcacgcggcgacggcatgACCCGCAGGATAGCGGTAAAAATCTTCAGCTGCTGAGCTTACCACGTCCCACGCGGTCAGGTCTGGGCCGCTGTTCTCCACAGTGGCAAGGGCCGTCGGCAACGCATGTATTGACGCAGATGCGTATGTGCGTCAGGCAGCATTCTGGTCGTGCCTGCAAGGTTACATCCGCCGTTGATAGGCGAATAGGATAGTCGGTGAAGTAACTTTACCCGCTAGTGAGTTTAACGTTCGACTACGGTGGCGAAAAGAGGAGGGGGAAAGGAGGCGCTCTTGGTCTTTCAGGCAGGCTGCTAGTTTCGCCGAAGAGGTGTAAGGCCTCCTGCGTCGTACGGACCCTAAATAGAAGTTTGGCCGTGGGATATAGCTCCGCACCGCCCCCCCCTGCACGGGTTAAACCACAGCATCGAACTTCGAAGAGGGCGAATGGTTCCAAAATCCTCGTTGCAGTATCATCGGAGAGTGGCGTAGCAGTCAGACGGTTCTGTGGCCGCAGCTTTGCCTCATCGTTCCAGGCGGTTGGTGAGAGAGAGCGTAACTCGCACTGGAATCTTCTTTGGGTGTGGATTTGCCGCTTCCTCGGTCGTGCTGTTCCGCCATCTCCACGGGTTGCTGCCATTTGTATTCCTGTGGCACAAAACAACTCCGCCAGTTCTGAAGTTGTCCGCCTCGCGGAATGTTAGTGAGCACGTTAGGCGCACGGTTCACCGTGAGCTGCCGCTCTCGACACCTCTTCCGTGGATAATTGATTTTACAAATGCACAGCAAAGTGCCGCGTCTGTCGTACTCGAGCTGCGCCGAAGGGGGTGTGCCTGATTCTCGGCCGAGTAACGACACCTCCACTTGGACAGAAAAAGAGTCCACCCCCGACACCCCGGTGTGGAGCCCCTTAGCTAACCAGATACGCTTCCCAAAAAGTTTTGACGGATGAAAGTCTAGCACTCTAGCCGAATGAACTGGCTCTCTACACAGTCCCCACCGAGATCCGGCTGCGCCGATTCGTCCACGCTTGATTCACCGCCTGTAATGCTCACGAAGAAAAGGTGGGCGTCCCAGCCTTGTGTGCATGCACCTCGCATCTTTCTCCAGGATGAGGCAAAAACCAGACATGCCTGAAAGTCTAGCAATACCTTGATTGATCTACACACTCAACAGGAGTGCTTATTTTCTGCTGGCTGACTCTCCGAAGCGGGCGCTGCCTTTTTTAGCGATTATCAACGGTGGCAATTTCCGCCACCACTGTATCATTTCCCGGTAACAGTTTGAGGCTCTCCCGCCTCCCGACGCGCAAATCAGTGCAgtttcgcgcgcggcgggaagAGAGAAGCGGGTTCAAAACAAAGCAATCACTTCGAAAAATCGCGCTGATCTATTCTTTCGTTTCTTGTATGTCGGGTTGACCCGGTTGgcaagcgcggcggccgttACCCCTTCTCATGTGGCCTTTCCGTAAGCCGCTAATTCAAAGGCCAAGTGTCACGGGTGGAAATGCCTGTCGTGAAAGTTTCGTCTGTGGCGAGAGTCCCGGAGACTTCCCTTTTTCACGTCACTTCTATTCGAACGCAAGTCAGTAGCGTCTCCCGCGTGAGTCCTTGGAACACCGGATGAACTGGGTGTTTCCACGCTTAACCGTTGCGTCAGTGGACTGCAGCCAAGTGGAGATCGCCTCTACTACGTGTTTTGTTGCAACTCGTGGGACGAACTCTTCAAAGGAGATGCGCCCGCAGATGGATGCGCCACGCCGTTTGTAGTTTGTGAAAAACGCTTTTCATGCCTCGGATTTGTGATAGGAAAGCTCGTCCTTTGTTCTCGGAAGCACATTCCTTTCTTGGAAGCACATTCCTTTCACGAATCACTGGGCTTCCCTCGTCAAACGCAGCTTGTTTGAGCTGCATGCGTTGCTCTTCTGCGCTCATTCTTAGACGGTATACTAGTACAGCCGCTGCAGGAAGCACCTCTCGAAAGTCCCCGTTCTGCTTTTGGgctccccccccttccctctCCGGCGCTTTCAAACTCTTGTCTTCTCTTAGCACCCGCTGACGAAGTCGACCACTGTGGAGCCGCTGTTTGTCGTTTAGTCGAGGAGTGTCTGagtcctctctgcgcgtttAATCGGAGTCTTTGCTCGCCTCTTGCCTCTAACTGCCGCTTCGCACTCGCTGAAAGTCCGTCGGAGTGGAGTTTCGTCTGgtgcgtccgcgtcttcccgATTCCTCCTCCGCACCTTTTCGCCCATGGCTCGCCATCGCAGCCGCTCGGGTGGgaaggacggcgagggccgGCGGGTGTCGCGCtccgtctcttcgcggcggcggcgctcttcgccgtctccttcgcgcgcgtcgaagaaaaagacgccGACCGCGAGCTCATCAAGCAGCAAGCGTCGCGGCACGGAGAAGAGCGGGAagcgctcgctgtcgccttcgccttcgcctcggctTCACCGTtcgaagaggcgcgcagacggcgagaagcgacGCTCTGTCTCCCCGCTTCActcggaggaggcggacggcgggcgcagcgcaaccaagcgcgagaaggccgccaAGGCTTCCTTCCGCTCAGCTGCTCCCCCAAAGGgcctctcgtcgcgcggcggccggcgccgcagccgcagtcgGTCTCTGCGGGGCGCCAAGGATCTGCGGAAGAGCAAAAGCGACCCGGAAGGCGACAAGGCTCGAAACGGGAAGtccgaggacgccgagaagcTGCATAGGAaaaaggcgcggcgctcgctctcgcggagccccgcgccggcggcgggggccgacgacgccggggggaggcggcagcgaagtcGCAGCCGGAAGGCCTCGGGACGCGGCAAGTCGAGCAAAGGCCGCAGTGAAagcccgccgcgcagcagggaGCGACGAGGGGCGAGccggtcgcgctcgccgcgcgctcgcgacgacggcaagaagggcgacagccgccggAGCCCCGAGTCCGCCAGGAGACACCGCCGACGGCACCACAggtcgcggagcccgcggcgcagcccgaGTATAAGCCGCAGCCGAAGCTTTCGCAGGGGACGCGCGAGCCCCTCGGTTCAGCGCCACGCGCACCACAGGGACCCCTGGTCGCTGAGGcacggcggcagcaggcaTCGAggggtcggcggcgcagggtgGCGACGGAGCAAGAGTCGGAGTGTGAGCCGGAGCCGGAGCAACCTCCGGCCTTACtcgagtcgccgccgcctaTCGGGTGGCACGCGGGGCGCGGGCAGCTTCGCCcgcaggggcggcggggggagcTACGAAAACGACTTCATGGCGGCCCTTCCCCCAGACCATCCTTTCGCGTCGCGACCGCCACCGAAGCACAGCAccacgccgctgctgccgccgctctcgcagaTGATGCAGGACGACTGCCGCGGGCCGCACTCGCTCTACgacccccgcggcggctccggaAGAGACAGCTTTTGGggcgccgaccgcggtcgcccAGCAGGAGGCCCCGACCGCCTCGGGCCCAACGCGCGGTGggtgcgaggcgaggcgctcccAGATGACGCCTTGCCGCTCTCGGGCTTCCctggcgcgcgac is a window encoding:
- a CDS encoding putative chorismate synthase (encoded by transcript BESB_013600), with amino-acid sequence MSSFGAALRVSTFGESHGSAVGCIIDGLPPRLPLSVEDVQPQLNRRRPGQGPVSTQRAERDRAHILSGVEDGYTLGSPVAILVWNEDRRPEDYGGLCTLPRPGHGDFAYHAKYHIHARSGGGRSSARETLARVAAGAVVEKWLRRDYGTTVTAWVCQVGDVAVPDALRRKWRQTPPTREAVDSLGRVRVSLDGATYLDAEGRLYDAEGQAITQQDEIARRRRLFGRTAGAPAEGETVVDTRCPCASTAVKMVIKIKQIRELGDSIGGCVSCAIVQPPVGLGEPCFDKVEAELAKAMMSLPATKGFEIGQGFASVTMRGSEHNDPFVPTAMTARRTPQLVASPDPPPCCSPAQASTSAPRSPRCPLPSGAELRLRCGSNNAGGTLAGITSGENILFRVAFKPVSSIGMVQETADFTGEVQQLAVKGRHDPCVLPRAPPLVESMAALVVGDLCMRQRAREGPQPLFVLRPEDGRSTC
- a CDS encoding Sin3-associated polypeptide SAP18 (encoded by transcript BESB_013610), whose protein sequence is MARHRSRSGGKDGEGRRVSRSVSSRRRRSSPSPSRASKKKTPTASSSSSKRRGTEKSGKRSLSPSPSPRLHRSKRRADGEKRRSVSPLHSEEADGGRSATKREKAAKASFRSAAPPKGLSSRGGRRRSRSRSLRGAKDLRKSKSDPEGDKARNGKSEDAEKLHRKKARRSLSRSPAPAAGADDAGGRRQRSRSRKASGRGKSSKGRSESPPRSRERRGASRSRSPRARDDGKKGDSRRSPESARRHRRRHHRSRSPRRSPSISRSRSFRRGRASPSVQRHAHHRDPWSLRHGGSRHRGVGGAGWRRSKSRSVSRSRSNLRPYSSRRRLSGGTRGAGSFARRGGGGSYENDFMAALPPDHPFASRPPPKHSTTPLLPPLSQMMQDDCRGPHSLYDPRGGSGRDSFWGADRGRPAGGPDRLGPNARWVRGEALPDDALPLSGFPGARRDPWADRGRGVIPRGNSPLPAFFQERLMMRRKMMQDAEIAGAVKEQKRALRRTLKPALVVDRATTPPFLLRVFYKVDDQHSVEQFQERGQEPVEDELQVYAWMDSKLREIAYLVKDVCWEARDRHAVWKFRLVYPDKKGKNVVASIGLLHSTIPDPKEDSKTLADVKFQIGDFLLLSIVKEKKDAEDRVLPRTGLRQTRTTAEGWEQVVQDSGSAGLAGPSSMAEGDAARAATTKEEAAHSVDTSKAAALGEDDENAKEHSESDEEETKEREEEGDGDPETFPDRQRYTAPDHHTDDDEEEERKDSGEANSAGEEEDKGASHAEASAPVGDAREAPREEKAGDAGACSDAKSKHDVRPEVEKGSAGPHADSPQESLLPPKEVASDEEGKPSSRSRTRRDEEKDQKHDGEKKEKRRSARLGKKRAADA